From Spirochaetota bacterium, one genomic window encodes:
- a CDS encoding putative metallopeptidase, with translation MTKSVSQNINLTDILTQLIEIIILHTNIFNHIDMNRILISIAFNRKNSRGFTLAKLVPLRFKDGSNILKYNNKRYTMPRIVNNGISLLYIIYFYSPKFFDLPPIEKLRVIFHELYHISPEFNGDIRRLGRVKAAHGASKKKYNIQFEKELQQFYSTISETQIKYFLDLDTNLLRKNYQNIYCRRMKLPKPIAL, from the coding sequence ATGACGAAATCTGTTTCACAAAATATTAATTTAACTGACATCCTTACTCAACTAATTGAAATTATTATCCTTCATACTAATATATTCAATCATATTGATATGAATAGGATTCTCATAAGCATTGCCTTTAATAGAAAGAATAGCCGTGGCTTTACCTTAGCCAAACTAGTGCCCCTAAGGTTTAAGGATGGATCCAATATTCTAAAATATAATAATAAACGATATACAATGCCAAGGATTGTTAACAATGGAATTTCCTTGCTCTATATAATCTATTTCTATAGTCCAAAATTCTTCGATCTTCCCCCAATTGAAAAATTAAGGGTAATCTTCCATGAGTTATATCACATAAGTCCAGAATTCAATGGAGATATTCGAAGATTGGGAAGAGTCAAGGCAGCTCATGGAGCCTCAAAGAAAAAATATAACATTCAGTTTGAGAAGGAACTACAGCAGTTTTATTCCACTATCTCTGAAACGCAAATAAAATATTTCCTCGACTTGGATACAAATCTCCTCAGGAAAAACTACCAAAATATCTATTGCAGAAGGATGAAACTTCCAAAACCTATAGCTTTATAA
- a CDS encoding acylphosphatase, whose translation MPKELTLSGRVQGVFCRHYCSQNAKKLGIRGSASNLRDGTVRVILDCDEEEKIADFIRAIKNNLYGLTFYGHIDDVKVDSYSGIIKGDYTF comes from the coding sequence ATGCCAAAGGAACTAACCTTAAGCGGGAGGGTGCAGGGGGTTTTTTGTCGGCATTATTGCAGCCAGAATGCGAAGAAACTTGGCATCAGAGGATCTGCTTCCAATCTCAGGGATGGCACTGTACGCGTGATATTAGATTGTGATGAAGAGGAAAAGATAGCTGATTTTATTAGGGCTATAAAGAACAATCTCTATGGTTTAACCTTCTATGGTCATATTGATGATGTTAAGGTAGATAGTTATTCCGGCATAATCAAGGGGGATTATACCTTCTGA